The proteins below are encoded in one region of Salmo salar chromosome ssa02, Ssal_v3.1, whole genome shotgun sequence:
- the LOC106591023 gene encoding uncharacterized protein isoform X4 — MVEGQSEDQNAFEDHLQARTEKDVEVFDQVRLNMDRVHENESHLRRIKRTKCFDIWVNDLALKKDEGKARPRKAWCSFAPSWGQHPLRDHPLPTPLTSKDGYPFFSVCH; from the exons ATGGTGGAAGGACAATCTGAAG ATCAGAACGCCTTCGAAGACCACCTTCAGGCACGGACTGAGAAGGATGTGGAGGTTTTTGACCAG GTGAGACTGAACATGGACAGGGTGCATGAGAACGAGAGCCACCTGAGAAGAATCAAGAGGACCAAGTGCTTCGACATCTGGGTGAATGACTTGGCTTTGAAGAAGGACGAAGGGAAGGCGAGACCCAGGAAAGCTTGGTGCTCTTTCGCTCCTAGCTGGGGTCAACATCCGTTAAG GGATCATCCCTTACCAACTCCACTGACATCAAAAGACGGCTATCCTTTCTTTTCTGTCTGCCATTAA
- the LOC106590913 gene encoding zinc finger protein 883 isoform X3 translates to MDRDKASPSPSTLQESPGPPPLRTLLLVLVDCRKTPGQSGTERGEEEHGDLISLRDIPNRCSLSGRGLSSGEPQQHHDADKKEKSLSRSEHFKKHQHRGIGKKPHHCCSDCGKSFAEQDLTIHEQIHTGEKPFHCSQSGKSFAASKTLKSQRIHTGERPYPYFDCEKCFKQSGAQTTHKHTGQKPYSCDQCGRSFNQSGALTRHQRIHNGKKPYSCDQCGKSFTRDYALTVHQRIHNGEKPYSCDQCGKSFNQSGDLTAHQRIHTGEKPYSCDQCGKSFSQSGALTTHQRIHTGEKPYSCDQCGKSFNRSGNLTTHQRIHTGEKPYNCDQCGKSFIQLGQLIVHQCIHTGEKPYSCDQCGKSFNHSGNLTKHKRIHTGEKPYSCDQCGKSFNHSGHLTKHKRIHTGEKPYSCDQCGKSFSQSGDLTAHQRIHTGEKPYSCDQCGKSFNQSVHLTTHQRIHTGEKPYSCDQCGKSFRTSDHLIKHQRIHTGEKPYSCDQCGKSFSQSGALTTHQRIHTGEKSYSCDQCGKSFNRSGYLTTHQLTHTGEKPYSCLCGNSFAHSGSLKKHQKAQTCHPSSPSSLAPVPDS, encoded by the exons ATGGATCGG GACAAAGCTAGTCCGTCCCCCTCCACACTCCAGGAGTCCCCAGGTCCACCGCCTCTCCGTACTTTACTGCTGGTTCTGGTCGACTGCAGGAAAACACCGGGGCAGAGTGGaactgagagaggagaagaggaacatGGAGATTTGATTTCATTAA GGGACATCCCTAATCGTTGCTCTCTTAGTGGGAGGGGCTTAtcatctggggagcctcaacaacatcatgatgctgacaagaaagagaagagtctctccagatcagaacacttcaagaaacaccagcatagAGGTATAGGGAAGAAACCTcaccactgctgctctgactgtgggaagagttttgctgaacAAGACTTGACTATTCATGAGCAAATTCACACCGGAGAGAAACCGTTCCACTGCTCTCAGTCTGGGAAGAGTTTCGCTGCATCTAAAACTTTAAAATCTCAGAGAATTCATACAGGGGAGAGGCCTTACCCCTACTTTGATTGTGAGAAATGCTTCAAACAATCAGGGGCCCagactacacacaaacacacaggacagaagccttacagctgtgatcagtgtgggaggAGCTTCAATCAATCAGGAGCCCTGACTagacaccaacgcatacacaatggaaagaaaccttatagctgtgatcagtgtgggaagagttttactcgagATTACGCCCTGACTgtacaccaacgcatacacaatggagagaagccttatagctgtgatcagtgtgggaagagctttaatCAATCAGGAGACCTAACTGCACACCAGCgcatacacacaggggagaagccttatagctgtgatcagtgtgggaagagcttcagtcAATCAGGAGCCCTGACtacacaccaacgcatacacacaggagagaagccttatagctgtgatcagtgtgggaagagcttcaatcgtTCAGGGAACCTGACtacacaccaacgcatacacacaggagagaagccatataactgtgatcagtgtgggaaaagTTTCATTCAATTAGGACAACTGATTGTACACcaatgcatacacacaggagagaagccttatagctgtgatcagtgtgggaagagcttcaatcacTCAGGAAACCTGACTAAACacaaacgcatacacacaggagagaagccttatagctgtgatcagtgtgggaagagcttcaatcacTCAGGACACCTGACTAAACacaaacgcatacacacaggagagaagccttatagctgtgatcagtgtgggaagagtttcagtcAATCAGGAGACCTAACAGCACACcagcgcatacacacaggagagaagccttatagctgtgatcagtgtgggaagagcttcaatcaatCAGTACACCTGACtacacaccaacgcatacacacaggagagaagccttatagctgtgatcagtgtgggaagagtttcaggaCATCAGATCACCTGATTAAACACCAACgcatacatacaggagagaaaccttatagctgtgatcagtgtgggaagagcttcagtcAATCAGGAGCCCTGACtacacaccaacgcatacacacaggagagaaatcttatagctgtgatcagtgtgggaagagcttcaatcgtTCAGGATACCTGACTACACACCagctcacacacactggagagaaaccttactccTGTCTATGTGGAAATAGCTTTGCTCATTCAGGGTCACTGAAAAAACACCAGAAAGCACAAACATGTCAtccttcatctccctcctctctggcaCCGGTTCCAGATTCCTAA
- the LOC106590913 gene encoding zinc finger protein 883 isoform X4 — translation MDRDKASPSPSTLQESPGRPPLRTLLLVLVDCRKTPGQSGTERREEEHGDMISLRDIPNRCSLSGRGLSSGEPQQHHDADKKEKSLSRSEHFKKHQHRGIGKKPHHCCSDCGKSFAEQDLTIHEQIHTGEKPFHCSQSGKSFAASKTLKSQRIHTGERPYPYFDCEKCFKQSGAQTTHKHTGQKPYSCDQCGRSFNQSGALTRHQRIHNGKKPYSCDQCGKSFTRDYALTVHQRIHNGEKPYSCDQCGKSFNQSGDLTAHQRIHTGEKPYSCDQCGKSFSQSGALTTHQRIHTGEKPYSCDQCGKSFNRSGNLTTHQRIHTGEKPYNCDQCGKSFIQLGQLIVHQCIHTGEKPYSCDQCGKSFNHSGNLTKHKRIHTGEKPYSCDQCGKSFNHSGHLTKHKRIHTGEKPYSCDQCGKSFSQSGDLTAHQRIHTGEKPYSCDQCGKSFNQSVHLTTHQRIHTGEKPYSCDQCGKSFRTSDHLIKHQRIHTGEKPYSCDQCGKSFSQSGALTTHQRIHTGEKSYSCDQCGKSFNRSGYLTTHQLTHTGEKPYSCLCGNSFAHSGSLKKHQKAQTCHPSSPSSLAPVPDS, via the coding sequence GGGACATCCCTAATCGTTGCTCTCTTAGTGGGAGGGGCTTAtcatctggggagcctcaacaacatcatgatgctgacaagaaagagaagagtctctccagatcagaacacttcaagaaacaccagcatagAGGTATAGGGAAGAAACCTcaccactgctgctctgactgtgggaagagttttgctgaacAAGACTTGACTATTCATGAGCAAATTCACACCGGAGAGAAACCGTTCCACTGCTCTCAGTCTGGGAAGAGTTTCGCTGCATCTAAAACTTTAAAATCTCAGAGAATTCATACAGGGGAGAGGCCTTACCCCTACTTTGATTGTGAGAAATGCTTCAAACAATCAGGGGCCCagactacacacaaacacacaggacagaagccttacagctgtgatcagtgtgggaggAGCTTCAATCAATCAGGAGCCCTGACTagacaccaacgcatacacaatggaaagaaaccttatagctgtgatcagtgtgggaagagttttactcgagATTACGCCCTGACTgtacaccaacgcatacacaatggagagaagccttatagctgtgatcagtgtgggaagagctttaatCAATCAGGAGACCTAACTGCACACCAGCgcatacacacaggggagaagccttatagctgtgatcagtgtgggaagagcttcagtcAATCAGGAGCCCTGACtacacaccaacgcatacacacaggagagaagccttatagctgtgatcagtgtgggaagagcttcaatcgtTCAGGGAACCTGACtacacaccaacgcatacacacaggagagaagccatataactgtgatcagtgtgggaaaagTTTCATTCAATTAGGACAACTGATTGTACACcaatgcatacacacaggagagaagccttatagctgtgatcagtgtgggaagagcttcaatcacTCAGGAAACCTGACTAAACacaaacgcatacacacaggagagaagccttatagctgtgatcagtgtgggaagagcttcaatcacTCAGGACACCTGACTAAACacaaacgcatacacacaggagagaagccttatagctgtgatcagtgtgggaagagtttcagtcAATCAGGAGACCTAACAGCACACcagcgcatacacacaggagagaagccttatagctgtgatcagtgtgggaagagcttcaatcaatCAGTACACCTGACtacacaccaacgcatacacacaggagagaagccttatagctgtgatcagtgtgggaagagtttcaggaCATCAGATCACCTGATTAAACACCAACgcatacatacaggagagaaaccttatagctgtgatcagtgtgggaagagcttcagtcAATCAGGAGCCCTGACtacacaccaacgcatacacacaggagagaaatcttatagctgtgatcagtgtgggaagagcttcaatcgtTCAGGATACCTGACTACACACCagctcacacacactggagagaaaccttactccTGTCTATGTGGAAATAGCTTTGCTCATTCAGGGTCACTGAAAAAACACCAGAAAGCACAAACATGTCAtccttcatctccctcctctctggcaCCGGTTCCAGATTCCTAA
- the LOC123730788 gene encoding uncharacterized protein — MNSLATGLHEKPNQVQAATLRSLMGSECRHIYRHNLTLTARQQCDAKAILNTLENYFKPARNVIYERLVFGSCKKEEGSGLSLLLSWQLPYTTSKELFMQVFATGASNLIHKELSGRKKRFGGHNMQHYRWGKTMKWRKYRNTVQTLIKEAKTNYYKTEIQDLKKKNPKELWDYINKGLGQKKTSGGRKQVEGIEDNDVAFVFNVFFAEAWTSTTPLAIFPLPMPTRQVELCSINQIKQALTRLNPLKHVGLLAFQPGY; from the exons ATGAATTCGCTGGCGACCGGTCTACATGAGAAACCCAACCAGGTACAAGCGGCAACTCTGAGGAGTTTAATGGGCAGCGAATGCAGGCATATCTACCGGCACAATCTCACCCTCACAGCGCGACAACAGTGTGATGCAAAGGCTATATTGAATACATTGGAGAATTACTTCAAACCCGCCAGAAACGTCATTTACGAGCGGTTGGTTTTCGGAAGCTGCAAAAAGGAAGAGG GTTCCGGTCTTTCGCTGCTGCTATCGTGGCAGCTGCCATACACTACCAGCAAAGAGCTATTTATGCAAGTCTTTGCAACGGGTGCATCAAACCTAATTCACAAGGAATTATCCGGTCGAAAAAAGAG GTTTGGAGGCCATAACATGCAGCACTACAGATGGGGCAAAACAATGAAATGGAGAAAATACAGAAACACAGTGCAAACGCTTATCAAAGAAGCAAAGACAAACTACTACAAAACTGAAATCCAGGACCTAAAGAAGAAAAACCCTAAGGAATTGTGGGACTACATTAACAAAGGACTGGGACAAAAGAAAACATCAGGAGGGAGAAAACAGGTCGAGGGAATTGAAGACAACGATGTGGCTTTTGTTTTTAATGTATTCTTTGCTGAAGCATGGACAAGCACCACACCTCTTGCCATCTTCCCTCTCCCCATGCCTACAAGGCAGGTTGAGCTGTGCAGCATTAACCAGATAAAGCAAGCTCTGACCAGACTGAACCCACTGAAGCATGTGGGCCTGTTGGCATTCCAGCCTGGCTACTAA
- the LOC106591023 gene encoding uncharacterized protein isoform X1 — protein sequence MVEGQSEVVKPDQNAFEDHLQARTEKDVEVFDQVRLNMDRVHENESHLRRIKRTKCFDIWVNDLALKKDEGKARPRKAWCSFAPSWGQHPLRTYGFCLTPRHGSISCLPLPSTLQLFITSATVIVMLSLSAKKEQDNYHIGHIM from the exons ATGGTGGAAGGACAATCTGAAG TTGTCAAACCAGATCAGAACGCCTTCGAAGACCACCTTCAGGCACGGACTGAGAAGGATGTGGAGGTTTTTGACCAG GTGAGACTGAACATGGACAGGGTGCATGAGAACGAGAGCCACCTGAGAAGAATCAAGAGGACCAAGTGCTTCGACATCTGGGTGAATGACTTGGCTTTGAAGAAGGACGAAGGGAAGGCGAGACCCAGGAAAGCTTGGTGCTCTTTCGCTCCTAGCTGGGGTCAACATCCGTTAAG gacctatGGGTTCTGCCTAACACCCAGACATGGATCCATCTCATGTCTTCCATTACCATCCACCCTCCAACTTTTCATTACATCAGCTactgttattgtcatgttgtcatTATCTGCTAAGAAAGAGCAAGACAACTATCATATTGGGCACATAATGTGA
- the LOC106590913 gene encoding zinc finger protein 271 isoform X5 — MMDPDKASPSPSTLQESPGPPPLRTLLLVLVDCRKTPGQSGTERGEEEHGDLISLRDIPNRCSLSGRGLSSGEPQQHHDADKKEKSLSRSEHFKKHQHRGIGKKPHHCCSDCGKSFAEQDLTIHEQIHTGEKPFHCSQSGKSFAASKTLKSQRIHTGERPYPYFDCEKCFKQSGAQTTHKHTGQKPYSCDQCGRSFNQSGALTRHQRIHNGKKPYSCDQCGKSFTRDYALTVHQRIHNGEKPYSCDQCGKSFNQSGDLTAHQRIHTGEKPYSCDQCGKSFSQSGALTTHQRIHTGEKPYSCDQCGKSFNRSGNLTTHQRIHTGEKPYNCDQCGKSFIQLGQLIVHQCIHTGEKPYSCDQCGKSFNHSGNLTKHKRIHTGEKPYSCDQCGKSFNHSGHLTKHKRIHTGEKPYSCDQCGKSFSQSGDLTAHQRIHTGEKPYSCDQCGKSFNQSVHLTTHQRIHTGEKPYSCDQCGKSFRTSDHLIKHQRIHTGEKPYSCDQCGKSFSQSGALTTHQRIHTGEKSYSCDQCGKSFNRSGYLTTHQLTHTGEKPYSCLCGNSFAHSGSLKKHQKAQTSQPPFLCKEKSLSRSEHLKKHQQGHTGKKPQHCCFDCGKSSAKQRELVIYKRIHTGRKTYHCSQCGKSFAASKTLQSQRIHTGERPYPCFDCGKSFSQSGTLNTHIRIHTGEKPYSCDQCGKSFALSGNLSTHQRVHTGEKPYSCHQCGKSFNQSGNLTTHQRVHTGEKPYSCDQCGKIFALSGNLTRHQRIHTGEKPYSCDQCGKSFNQSGELTRHQRIHTGEMPYSCDQCWKSFALSEDLTRHQCIHTGEKPYSCDQCEKSFMDSGSLTRHQRIHTGEKPYSCDQCGKSFMDSGSLTRHQRIHTGAKPYSCDQCGKSFAQYSTLTAHQRIHTGEKPYVCDQCGKSFNRSGALTTHQRIHTGEKPYSCDQCGKSFNHSGALTRHQLTHTGEKPYSCLCGKSFARSGSLKQHQKASPSGTGYRSLKTVSIENIL; from the exons ATGATGGATCCG GACAAAGCTAGTCCGTCCCCCTCCACACTCCAGGAGTCCCCAGGTCCACCGCCTCTCCGTACTTTACTGCTGGTTCTGGTCGACTGCAGGAAAACACCGGGGCAGAGTGGaactgagagaggagaagaggaacatGGAGATTTGATTTCATTAA GGGACATCCCTAATCGTTGCTCTCTTAGTGGGAGGGGCTTAtcatctggggagcctcaacaacatcatgatgctgacaagaaagagaagagtctctccagatcagaacacttcaagaaacaccagcatagAGGTATAGGGAAGAAACCTcaccactgctgctctgactgtgggaagagttttgctgaacAAGACTTGACTATTCATGAGCAAATTCACACCGGAGAGAAACCGTTCCACTGCTCTCAGTCTGGGAAGAGTTTCGCTGCATCTAAAACTTTAAAATCTCAGAGAATTCATACAGGGGAGAGGCCTTACCCCTACTTTGATTGTGAGAAATGCTTCAAACAATCAGGGGCCCagactacacacaaacacacaggacagaagccttacagctgtgatcagtgtgggaggAGCTTCAATCAATCAGGAGCCCTGACTagacaccaacgcatacacaatggaaagaaaccttatagctgtgatcagtgtgggaagagttttactcgagATTACGCCCTGACTgtacaccaacgcatacacaatggagagaagccttatagctgtgatcagtgtgggaagagctttaatCAATCAGGAGACCTAACTGCACACCAGCgcatacacacaggggagaagccttatagctgtgatcagtgtgggaagagcttcagtcAATCAGGAGCCCTGACtacacaccaacgcatacacacaggagagaagccttatagctgtgatcagtgtgggaagagcttcaatcgtTCAGGGAACCTGACtacacaccaacgcatacacacaggagagaagccatataactgtgatcagtgtgggaaaagTTTCATTCAATTAGGACAACTGATTGTACACcaatgcatacacacaggagagaagccttatagctgtgatcagtgtgggaagagcttcaatcacTCAGGAAACCTGACTAAACacaaacgcatacacacaggagagaagccttatagctgtgatcagtgtgggaagagcttcaatcacTCAGGACACCTGACTAAACacaaacgcatacacacaggagagaagccttatagctgtgatcagtgtgggaagagtttcagtcAATCAGGAGACCTAACAGCACACcagcgcatacacacaggagagaagccttatagctgtgatcagtgtgggaagagcttcaatcaatCAGTACACCTGACtacacaccaacgcatacacacaggagagaagccttatagctgtgatcagtgtgggaagagtttcaggaCATCAGATCACCTGATTAAACACCAACgcatacatacaggagagaaaccttatagctgtgatcagtgtgggaagagcttcagtcAATCAGGAGCCCTGACtacacaccaacgcatacacacaggagagaaatcttatagctgtgatcagtgtgggaagagcttcaatcgtTCAGGATACCTGACTACACACCagctcacacacactggagagaaaccttactccTGTCTATGTGGAAATAGCTTTGCTCATTCAGGGTCACTGAAAAAACACCAGAAAGCACAAACAT cccaaccccctttcctttgt aaagagaagagtctctccagatcagaacacctcaagaaacaccagcagggACATACAGGGAAGAAACCACAGCACTGCTGctttgactgtgggaagagttctGCTAAACAGAGGGAATTGGTCATTTACAAGCGGATTCacactgggagaaaaacataccactgctctcagtgtgggaagagttttgcagCATCTAAAACCTTACAATCTCAGAGAATTCATACAGGGGAGAGGCCTTACCCTTGCTTTgattgtgggaagagcttcagtcAATCAGGAACCCTGAATACACAcatacgcatacacacaggagagaagccttatagctgtgatcagtgtgggaagagctttgctcTATCCGGAAACCTGAGTACGCACCAGCgtgtacacacaggagagaagccttatagctgtcatcagtgtgggaaaagcttcaatcAATCAGGAAACCTGACCACGCACCAGCgtgtacacacaggagagaagccttatagctgtgatcagtgtgggaagatcTTTGCTCTGTCCGGAAACCTAACTAGACACcagcgcatacacacaggagagaagccttatagctgtgatcagtgtgggaagagtttcaatcAATCAGGAGAACTGACTagacaccaacgcatacacacaggagagatgccttatagctgtgatcagtgttggAAGAGCTTTGCTCTGTCTGAAGACCTGACTAGACACCagtgcatacacacaggagagaagccttatagctgtgaccagTGTGAGAAGAGCTTCATGGATTCAGGAAGTCTGACAAGACACCAGCGCATACACACAGgcgagaagccttatagctgtgatcagtgtggtaaGAGCTTCATGGATTCAGGAAGTCTGACTAGACACcagcgaatacacacaggagcgaagccttatagctgtgatcaatgtgggaagagttttgctcaaTATTCCACTCTGACTgcacaccaacgcatacacacaggagagaagccttatgtctgtgatcaatgtgggaagagcttcaatcgtTCAGGAGCCCTGACtacacaccaacgcatacacacaggagagaagccttatagctgtgatcagtgtgggaagagcttcaatcattCAGGAGCCCTGACTAGACACCagctcacacacactggagaaaaaCCTTACTCCTGTCTATGTGGAAAGAGCTTTGCTCGTTCAGGGTCACTGAAACAACACCAGAAAGCATCTCCCTCCGGCACCGGTTACAGATCTCTGAAGACAGTTTCAATAGAAAATATCTTGTAA
- the LOC106591023 gene encoding uncharacterized protein isoform X3, with protein MVEGQSEVVKPDQNAFEDHLQARTEKDVEVFDQVRLNMDRVHENESHLRRIKRTKCFDIWVNDLALKKDEGKARPRKAWCSFAPSWGQHPLRDHPLPTPLTSKDGYPFFSVCH; from the exons ATGGTGGAAGGACAATCTGAAG TTGTCAAACCAGATCAGAACGCCTTCGAAGACCACCTTCAGGCACGGACTGAGAAGGATGTGGAGGTTTTTGACCAG GTGAGACTGAACATGGACAGGGTGCATGAGAACGAGAGCCACCTGAGAAGAATCAAGAGGACCAAGTGCTTCGACATCTGGGTGAATGACTTGGCTTTGAAGAAGGACGAAGGGAAGGCGAGACCCAGGAAAGCTTGGTGCTCTTTCGCTCCTAGCTGGGGTCAACATCCGTTAAG GGATCATCCCTTACCAACTCCACTGACATCAAAAGACGGCTATCCTTTCTTTTCTGTCTGCCATTAA
- the LOC106591023 gene encoding uncharacterized protein isoform X2: MVEGQSEDQNAFEDHLQARTEKDVEVFDQVRLNMDRVHENESHLRRIKRTKCFDIWVNDLALKKDEGKARPRKAWCSFAPSWGQHPLRTYGFCLTPRHGSISCLPLPSTLQLFITSATVIVMLSLSAKKEQDNYHIGHIM; the protein is encoded by the exons ATGGTGGAAGGACAATCTGAAG ATCAGAACGCCTTCGAAGACCACCTTCAGGCACGGACTGAGAAGGATGTGGAGGTTTTTGACCAG GTGAGACTGAACATGGACAGGGTGCATGAGAACGAGAGCCACCTGAGAAGAATCAAGAGGACCAAGTGCTTCGACATCTGGGTGAATGACTTGGCTTTGAAGAAGGACGAAGGGAAGGCGAGACCCAGGAAAGCTTGGTGCTCTTTCGCTCCTAGCTGGGGTCAACATCCGTTAAG gacctatGGGTTCTGCCTAACACCCAGACATGGATCCATCTCATGTCTTCCATTACCATCCACCCTCCAACTTTTCATTACATCAGCTactgttattgtcatgttgtcatTATCTGCTAAGAAAGAGCAAGACAACTATCATATTGGGCACATAATGTGA